The Candidatus Methanoperedens sp. genome includes a region encoding these proteins:
- a CDS encoding glycosyltransferase family 4 protein — protein sequence MESLNIGIITYHLDKGNGIDSAVVRFAEGLSKRNNVTLIASRNNFETDVPFLQINQDNSKIPGAHKILNKMDLDVLSSHFVPSNFIASRTKFFHVMHDAGLPDFYLMNGLRERLFWLKSHLLNSLSLKRVDIVFSISEYLKRELIRRYKYKGEVHVLPYGLNVPGPQRKIDGNFILYVGRHMRYKNIHTLFKIFDAFSKDHPDVYLYTIGIQPDPDYYEELLCLSKNKKIKMMGYVENVYDYIYTCRAYVNASLWEGQDLPVIESQMLGRPAITYNNCSHPETNFSGYLAKNENHFAELIASALDTKVDPRPVIEKFSMDSMVNNFEKLISRKLNEGVKE from the coding sequence ATGGAATCGCTGAATATCGGGATCATAACGTATCATCTGGATAAAGGCAATGGAATCGACTCTGCGGTGGTCAGGTTTGCAGAGGGGCTTTCAAAAAGGAATAATGTAACGCTGATAGCATCAAGGAACAATTTCGAAACAGACGTTCCCTTCTTACAAATAAACCAGGATAATTCAAAAATCCCCGGTGCCCACAAAATATTGAATAAAATGGATCTCGATGTTTTGTCGTCTCATTTTGTCCCTTCAAATTTCATTGCTTCCAGAACGAAATTTTTCCATGTGATGCATGATGCTGGATTGCCTGATTTTTATTTAATGAATGGTCTGAGGGAAAGACTGTTTTGGCTAAAGAGTCACCTTTTGAATTCTCTCTCATTGAAAAGAGTAGATATAGTATTTTCAATTTCGGAATATTTGAAACGAGAACTCATTCGAAGATATAAGTATAAAGGAGAGGTGCATGTTCTCCCCTACGGGCTGAACGTTCCAGGACCGCAAAGAAAGATCGATGGTAACTTTATCCTGTACGTGGGGAGGCATATGAGATATAAAAATATCCACACCCTCTTTAAAATATTCGATGCTTTTTCAAAGGATCACCCTGATGTCTATCTCTATACGATCGGGATACAGCCGGATCCAGATTATTATGAGGAACTCCTCTGCTTATCAAAAAATAAAAAAATAAAAATGATGGGCTATGTGGAAAACGTGTATGATTATATTTATACCTGCAGAGCGTATGTAAATGCATCTCTCTGGGAAGGACAGGACCTCCCGGTGATCGAATCACAAATGCTGGGAAGGCCCGCAATAACTTATAATAACTGCAGCCATCCGGAGACCAATTTTTCCGGATACCTGGCAAAAAATGAGAATCATTTCGCAGAACTCATCGCCAGTGCACTGGATACAAAAGTAGATCCGCGTCCTGTTATAGAGAAATTTTCTATGGATAGCATGGTCAATAATTTTGAAAAGCTCATTTCCAGGAAATTGAACGAAGGTGTTAAGGAATAA
- a CDS encoding ABC transporter permease, with the protein MTFTTNIWNYRHLIKKIAISDFKLRYKNSVLGFFWSLLEPLLMLLVLYVVFTNFMRVTIEHYQLFLLMGIISWNMLSRGTTMSLNSILGKPSLVKKVYFPREVLVISSSITALLMTLLEFIVFGIFMAVFAVIPGTTLIYFPAILFVEFLLVLGLSFGLAALNVFYRDIQYIWAVILQAGFFAAPIIYPLSVIPEKYALIIKLNPMTSIIDMLRGSVIYSTWPAPGDAMFVVASAIFILALGYFIFLKLESRFAEEL; encoded by the coding sequence TTGACATTTACTACCAATATCTGGAACTACAGACATCTCATCAAAAAAATCGCTATAAGTGATTTCAAACTCAGGTACAAGAATTCAGTCCTGGGGTTTTTCTGGTCGCTGCTTGAGCCATTGCTGATGCTGCTCGTTCTCTACGTGGTCTTCACGAACTTCATGAGGGTCACGATAGAGCACTACCAGCTTTTCCTGCTGATGGGCATTATTTCCTGGAACATGCTAAGCAGAGGAACAACCATGAGCCTGAACAGCATCCTGGGCAAGCCGAGCCTTGTGAAAAAGGTGTATTTCCCGCGAGAAGTGCTGGTGATCAGCTCAAGCATCACCGCGCTTTTGATGACTTTACTGGAATTCATCGTGTTCGGGATATTCATGGCAGTTTTCGCAGTTATCCCGGGTACAACATTGATTTACTTCCCTGCCATTCTTTTTGTTGAATTCCTGCTCGTCCTGGGTCTATCCTTCGGCCTTGCCGCACTGAACGTATTTTATCGCGACATCCAATATATATGGGCGGTTATCCTGCAGGCAGGGTTCTTTGCGGCCCCGATCATATACCCCCTTTCCGTGATTCCTGAGAAATATGCATTGATCATCAAGCTGAATCCCATGACAAGCATTATCGATATGCTGAGGGGAAGTGTGATATATTCAACATGGCCGGCTCCCGGGGATGCGATGTTCGTCGTAGCATCGGCTATTTTTATACTTGCCCTTGGCTATTTTATTTTCTTGAAGCTTGAATCCAGGTTCGCGGAGGAGCTATGA
- a CDS encoding ABC transporter ATP-binding protein, translating to MTTEDAIIVSELSKVFRLPHEKRNTLFESLTGILKGRKGYEDFIALRNINFTVKKGEAVGIIGENGSGKSTLLKIIANILRPSSGSVEINGKITPFLELGVGFQPDLTAKENIYIYGAIMGLSDREIDARLAEILEFSELKQFQDAKLKNLSSGMQVRLAFATAVQTDPEILLMDEVLAVGDMEFQQKCMDVFQQYIKERKTIVFVSHDLNSIRRFCGRALLLKHGEQIAFGETNEIIDKYVYSVGDFEIKKADGVEPWKEDLTGLKEKIAEIRGARFIDKNGKPSKTFKSGDPLTIEITYYSYIELKEPLVGIGIFDEKGNHCYGTSSYTNPYTIKKKIGEVRISLHLKQIPFLNGRYFIQVALAEKVPHKIYKYLDFHDKTYTFNVINGTEDIGTYYINYEWEEDGGK from the coding sequence ATGACGACTGAGGACGCGATAATCGTCTCCGAGCTCTCCAAGGTGTTCAGGCTCCCCCATGAAAAGAGAAATACCCTTTTTGAATCACTTACCGGTATTCTCAAAGGCCGCAAAGGATACGAGGACTTCATAGCGCTGCGGAACATTAATTTCACGGTAAAGAAAGGTGAAGCCGTGGGCATCATAGGGGAGAACGGCAGCGGAAAGAGCACGCTCCTCAAGATCATCGCCAACATCCTTCGCCCGAGCAGCGGGTCAGTCGAAATTAACGGCAAGATCACCCCATTCCTTGAACTGGGCGTGGGATTCCAGCCCGACCTTACTGCAAAAGAAAATATATACATATACGGCGCGATCATGGGTTTATCCGACCGGGAGATCGATGCCAGGCTCGCAGAGATACTTGAGTTCTCAGAGCTCAAGCAATTCCAGGACGCAAAATTGAAGAACCTTTCCTCTGGCATGCAGGTCAGGCTCGCTTTCGCGACCGCGGTCCAGACCGATCCAGAGATACTGCTTATGGACGAGGTGCTGGCGGTTGGGGATATGGAGTTCCAGCAGAAGTGCATGGATGTTTTCCAGCAGTATATTAAAGAGCGGAAAACCATCGTGTTCGTGTCGCATGACCTGAATTCCATAAGGAGATTCTGCGGCAGGGCTCTGCTTTTAAAACACGGTGAGCAAATAGCATTTGGGGAGACAAATGAGATAATCGATAAATATGTATACAGTGTTGGAGACTTTGAAATCAAGAAAGCTGATGGAGTTGAACCCTGGAAAGAAGACTTAACCGGACTGAAAGAAAAGATAGCAGAAATACGGGGCGCAAGATTCATAGATAAGAACGGCAAGCCGAGTAAAACATTTAAATCAGGAGATCCCCTGACAATTGAGATCACATATTACTCCTATATTGAGCTGAAGGAACCTCTTGTGGGTATCGGGATATTTGATGAAAAGGGGAACCATTGTTACGGAACGAGCAGTTATACCAATCCATATACTATCAAGAAAAAAATTGGAGAGGTCAGGATATCCCTGCATTTAAAGCAGATCCCTTTTTTGAACGGGCGGTATTTCATACAGGTAGCACTTGCCGAAAAGGTACCTCACAAGATATACAAATATTTAGATTTCCATGATAAGACCTATACCTTCAACGTAATTAACGGGACAGAGGACATAGGCACGTATTACATCAATTATGAGTGGGAAGAAGACGGAGGAAAATAG